The genomic segment CCGGACTCTTACGACGTGATCTGGATCCAGTGGGTGATAGGTGAGGGTCCTgctgcccttccccacccacccgcACATCTCCTGCCACTTGGGTTCCCCACGGTCTTGGGAGCGGGGCTGTATGCTTCTGCAGCAGGCAGGCCCCCAGGGATCCCCGGTCCCTCTGTGCTTCCCAGAACTCTCGGGGAGACTCTGCCTGCAAGGTGGATCTTCTCCTCCCAGGTTTTGTTTCAACTGAATACCTGCTACCATCCATTTGGGGGCAGTTTTCtgttgaaacattttaaatggccAATAACTTACTGCattcaaagaagtgaaagaattgtatgaggattttttttttttttaatgaaaaatgtaagCCATGGCTGCCCCTGCTGTTTGCAGTGAGCAGTCCCTGCTTTGCTACCTGTCCTGTGTCTACTTACCCTAATAGCACAGCTAGAATGCTGTGCCCTGGTGGCAGGCCACTGCACTAGTAGTCAGCCGCCACCTCCAAGGCGGGCAGCACAGCTCTGCTGTGGACGTTCTGGGTCTGGCCCTAAGGAGCCTCTGTGTGGACGGAAACCTGCTTTAGGAGCTCCGGCAGTGCTACCGCCTTAGCCTACATACACTCCCCTGATCCAGGCCTAGGAGAGGTGGGTGGCATCGTGTGTAGGTATTGGGCAAGGTCAGCTTCGTACTTAGTGTGCCTTTGGGTAGGTGACTTGTGAGCCGGTTTGGTAAACCCTTCAGGACTGTTGGGAGCCAGGGAGGCCATGTGTGTGCACCAGATGCCGGGCACAGATAAAGGGCTCAATGAGCAATGGCTGGAAAACGCATCCCATCCCCTGGCCTGTGTACGTTTGCATCTTTCCCCTGGTAACCTCgtctctgccctccccaggccaCCTAACTGATCAGCACCTGTCCGAGTTCCTGCGGCGCTGCAAGGGGGGCCTCCGCCCCAATGGCATCATCGTCATCAAAGACAACATGGCCCAGGAGGGCGTGATCCTAGATGATGTGGACAGCAGCGTGTGCCGGGACCTTGAGGTGGTCCACAGGATCATCCGCAGCGcgggcctcagcctcctggccgAGGAGAGGCAGGAGAACCTCCCAGATGAGATCTACCATGTCTACAGCTTTGCCCTGAGATAAGCCTGGGCTGGCAGGAGAAACTGAGGAACCGCAGCCCAGGTGGGGGTTGCTGAGATCCAGGCTCCACGCTGATGGTTCGGAATGTTGAGAGACCGCTAAATATACCTGTCTGCCGTCCACTAACTATACAGACTCTTCTTAAAAAGGCAAGGTGGGGCCCATGGGGAGGGGTGCTACCGACTCCACAGGGAGGGGCCCCGCTGTGCTGAGAGGTGGGGACTGGGTGGTAGGGGCTGGGGGTACAGCCCAGGGGGCTCCAGATGCTCCCTAGTGATCGCACCGGGAGCTGGTTCCCTGGGCCTCCAGTCTTCCTTCCAGCCACAAGACTAGCTGCCGTAAGAGGAAGGGAATGAGCCTTAACTTGGTGGGAGAGGACTTGGACTGTGGTCTTTACTTAGGGGGAGGAACAGAGCTGGGCTGGTGGCCCTAAAGTGATGGTCACAACAGCCTGCAGCAAGGGGAGAGAGGTCTGTGGCCTTACTCTTCACTGGGCTTGGGGCTCCTTCTAGGTGGGCATTTTCAGTCAGAAATAAAAGGGGTGAGCCCTCATACTGTGAAGGCCCCAGCCAGTCTGGAGTGGTGGTTCTTTACAGGGACAAGTGTCACACCGGCCCCCAAATGTTGCATCTGCTCCTGCCTACCACCTCGTCTTCCTTTACTGGCTGCCATGGGATCCTTTACCCtaaactggggggtggggggcagaaatGTCATACAAGAACCTTTAAGGCCAAGAGAATcagtttaattttataatataaacatatcatTTAGTTACCTTAGCTTAGTCCCAGAGGCATTTACACAACCCACAATGACCAGTGTGACTTGGAGGCGAGTTTGTGAGGCCTCCACACTGGGCGGTGCAGTCAGCTCTGTCCTGGTGGCTTGCTCTGTCTGCTGAGCCCCTCACAAAACAAGATGCTGCTGAAAGGGCTGTCCTCAATCATGGTTATGCACTCATGATTGCTTTTTAGCAGAAGGCATGGTCCCCGAGGCCCTGGGCTTGTCCTCAGCAGAGCTGCCACTAGAGCATAGCCCTGGTAGGCCCGGCCACAGGTGACCCGGCCCCAGAACTCTAGGTGGTGGCAGGGTCAGCTTGGCTTTCAACACCAGGAAGATGGGCCTGTGGTGGCCCTCAGTGCCTTCTCCCCCAGTTTACCAAAAGCACTTCTGTGAGCGAGGGAATCTGGAGTACGGCCTCACTGGGTGGCAGCCACAGGGCACACCCTTAGCTTCCTTCTGGCTCCAGCTGCGCCTCCACGCAGGACAAACCAGATTCCTACAGCTCTTGGGGATGCTTAGACTTGGCACTGCCTTAAATCCAGAGGGTAGGAACTGGTCCGAAATATAAACCCTGTCCCTTTTCCAATGGGGGCTGAGACTTGGGGAAGAGGGACAGTTTTCCTGAAGACACAGAGCCATACCTTTTACCACTGGGATGATGACAGCTGTGGCTTCTACCTGGCTGGCTTTGTACTCAGGAAGGGTGCAGCTCATCTCCCAGATCAAAAGACCCTGCTCCAGGGTTGTCACAGGTGCTCCAGTCCATCACAGGTTGACTTAAGCTGCCCAGATCCTGTTCCCTTTAGTCCGGCCCTGTCAGATGTCATCTTCAAGGGTGCCGCTGTGCTTGCTGAGAAGGTACCACTTCAGCTGGTCAGGCAGAGGCAGGGCTTTGACCTTCACATCCACAGGCCACGGCTGAAGGTAGAGCCGGATATACACACGACACAGGTGCTTGAGGGGCGGGGGATAGCTGTCCAGCTGCCGCAAGGAGAAGTGGAGGGCCTGGATCTTTTCTGCCAGGCTGCCTACCGGGTGGATATTGAAGTTTTCAGGCAGTTGGAGTTTCTGGGAGTTAGTCACCATGAGGTCCAGGACAGTCTCGGCTTTGCGCAGGAGGTCCACGTGGCTCTCGTCTTCAGCACAGCCTGGCTGGGAACAGAGCCTCTCGAAGATGATGTGAAAGCCAGACCAGCAGGACGCACCGTGGAGGGAACAGTTGTAGGCAGCGCCAGACTCCAGCAGGAAGCGCAGGAGAGGGAAATGCAGTTTAAAGCTCTTGAGGCAAATATGGGTGAGGGATTCGTGGGCTGGGCATTCGCTGGGGTCTGCCCCATGAGCCAGCAGCAACTGCGTTACTTGGAAGCAGAAGCGGTTTATCATCTGGGCCTCCTCTTTGTCCCCTCCCACAGTCTCACCAAGCAGGAAGATGATGCAGGTGAACACGGTGTCCCCATCTTTGGTGGTAGCCTTGACATCTGCCCCTAGAGGAGCCATTAGAACAACAGAAGGTGGGAGAAGGCCTTCAGCCTTGCAAAGCAACACTACACGGTTAAGGGAGTCAGGGAGCCTGCAGAGAGAGAAGTGGTGAGAAAGGGCAAGGCTGGGGGACACGGGACAAGCCTCACCTCCTTCCAGCAGGAGCCGGATGTTCTCAGTATTGTGGATCTGCACACCGTCGCTGCTGGCCAGAGCGTGCAGCAGAGCAGTCTTTCCTAGGGGGCGGGAGAGGGAGAATGAAGAGCGGGAGACCAGGAGCCAGGTCAGGGCAACCCAGAGATTGCCCTGGAAAGCAGACACTCAGGGTCAGAAAATGAACTTCAAAAGGACTGAGCTCTCAGAGTGAGCTCTGAGGGTGAGGCCATTCTCTTTCCACCCCCACAAAACTTGGAGCAAAAGGGCCAGTGGAGGTAGGATTTTTCTGGACCCTGAGATGCTACCTGAGACCCAGGCTGGGTCTCCCAACAGGAAGCCATTGTTCCCTTAGAAGCTGAGCGCACACATGCCCCTTTTCCTCCTATAGACAGCCGAGGGCCAGCCTGGGGACAACGCACTGCCTCTCGAAAGCCTCTGAACTCAGCAAGTCAGCAAAATCCACCTGTGCACCCAGCCATGCGGTGCCATCAGACAGGGCCAGCATCCAGCCTGCCCTAGCCGTTGTCCTGGAGTATGCTGGGTGTCCCTTACAAGgtgcccagggcccaggctgtCCTGCAGGAGGCACCCACCATGCTTGTCAGCTGCATTGACGTCGGCGCCAAGGTCCAGGAGCCGCTGCAGGCAGGGCAGGCGCTCCGGCTCTTCACTGGCCAGGTCCAAGGGGCTGCTCTCGTGGATCTGAGCCGAGGGAGCACAAGCCAAGTTGGCCTGGGGGGTGTGGTGGGGCCTACGAGGCTGCTCGAGCCCCTACACATCCCCCTTCAAAGCAGGCGGGGCCTGGCACTCACCCGGTCCCTTCGATTGATGTCGGCCCCGTGCTGCACCAGCAGCTCCACCATGTCCGGCTGATTCCGCAGGACAGCAATGTGCAGGGCCGTGTAGTAGGTGACTGGGTCTGAGGGCACAGACACAGCTTGTGTCAGTCCTGCCTATTGGCATTCTCTCAGGGCCCAGGCCCAGCTCTCACCTGAAATGTCCAGAAGCTGCAGGCCCAGGCTCACCATTGGGGTCGGGACAGAGCTGTCCTCACCAGATGCTGTAGGGTCCGGGGGTGTTTGATGGGCATACTACTCAACCTGCTTGGGctttggtttcctcttctgtaaaatggggccttAAAATGGGGCATCTCAGGACTGTTGGGACACTGTGGGTGGCAGCTCCTGGCTGCTCTGCTCCTTGAGCCTGGCACCAACAGCCAGAATTCCGGTgggccctccctcctcagctcctTGAGCTTCCAGAGCCCAGCAGCCTCTGAGCCCGTCCTCAGTGGGGAGGGAAACATGCCTGGCTGTGTCCTGGGTCAACACAGGCCCCTTCAGTCACAAGGCAGCCTGTCTCCTGACTGGCCCTGCCCTCCACCGGTGAAAGCCAGACAGGAAAGGAGGACAGCTCTGTCACGTCCCCGCCACTCGCAAGCATGAAGCCAACACGGTCCTGCTGTGATTTATGCCTAATGTGGcttgttttctcctctccctATGGCATGAGTAAAAATGCAAATTGGCTCGGAGTAAGTGGCAGAAAATTACCTTTCCTTAGCTCTGGGCACAGTGCCAGGAGGTGCATTTTCACATTAATGGAAGTGAGGACTAATATGGGAGCTGGGGAAAGTTTGCTAAATCAATCACATGGTAGAGACAGCAACACACTGGCTCTTGGAACAGAGGAGGTAAGAGCCATTTGAAAGCCCACAGCGGGTTGGGAGACCACCCAATGGGGGTTTCTTTGGTGGTCACCACCCAGGAAGTAAATGAGAGAAGTCACTCCTAAAGAGGACGATAAAAGAAGGGTCGAAGGCCTGTTCACCCACTTAAAGCAGGGCCACACTTAaccttcctgcccacccccaggccctcTGGGCTCCAGCTGACCTTCAAAGTTGAGATTGGCCCCATTCCGCAGAAGAACATCTGCTGCCCGTGTCAGCCCCAGCTCAGCCATCTTGAGCAGGGCGTTGCTCACACCTTCCTGGTAAAATGGAGAGTGGACCTTCCTCTCCAACAGCTCAGTGAGAACAAGGAGTCGGCTCTCCTCATTGGCAACATAACTGGGCCTGGAGTAGGAGAGAGACAGTTGAGGCTGGGCACAGCTGTAGCACCAGCTGACCGAGGCACCCTGTGGGTGGGCAGCCTTTAGTGTCCCGCTGTAGTCACCCACCATGGCAGGGCGCTGGCTTTGTGGGGGCAGAAAGTCTCTCTTGGGAGAAAGTCTGAAGTGGAGAGAGGGCCAAGCTGGGTCTTTTAAACTGGAGCAGACTCCTGGGTTTGCTGAGAAAGGACTGGCTGGTTGCAGTCTTATCCCAAGTTGCCCAAAGAATCTGGTCTCTGGCTTGGCTGTTGGGACTGAAGGGAACCCCTGAGGCCAGGAGCCAGAACCAGTCTCTGATGCTCCTTCTTCAGAAAGCCCTTCACACTCAAAGACCCCGACTCTCCGAGCTGCAGGATGCCAGGGCAGCTAGCAGAgccgcctccctcccctctcacACAGATCTTCAGCCTCCTCCCAGCCTTCCCAAGAATGAGTGCACAAAGGCCCCTCTCATCCCAGCGCCAACTCACCTGGTCCCCAGACTCACCTGGAGCCCCCTCTAGCCTCCCTGGCCAGCACTAACTACTAAGAGCTGCTAAGGCTTTCCCCAAAAGCTCAGGCCCAGGCACAGCTGCATGCCCTTGGATGCAGAGGACCATCCCATTCCTGCCTCTTGGTGAGGTTTCCCTTCTCCACCCGTCTCCCTTAGTCTCACCCACCTGTGCCCCTTCAATTGGCTGGTTGGGCAGGGTTCCATCTCATCCCCCTGCACCTGGAGAGTGCCCAGAGCACCATGGATGCAAATCGAGCACTGGGGACAGTTCCTGCATGATGCCTGGGGCTACCACTAAGGCCATGCAGTCCCCCTTGGCTGCCCTACTCACTCTCACCCTGCACAGCCTCAGTTAAAGAAACATCTTGCGCTGCATTTTCAGAGCAGCCTCAAAGTGAACAGAGTTGATACAGTGATGAAGAACGCCTGGGTTCTTCATCAAAGTCCCTGGAGAGACTCctgaccctccccccaccccccgtgttTGAAATTCCAACTGATAACGTCCCCTCGAGCCCCCTTTCCTCCGCTACACCTGATGTACTGATTACTAACCAGTATGTCAGTCTCTATGGAGCATAAGCACCATGAAGGCCAGGGATATGTTTAGCTCACTGATGTCCCCCCAAGTGCTCAGCACAATGGGCAGCGAATACTGACTTTCCAACACCTATCCCACAGGTTCACGAACGGACCTGCTTTTGTCTTTACAAATGCGAACCCAGCTACAAAAAGCTCATTTTCGCACCGCTCTGGGGTAAGAACTGAAGCCTTCAGATTCCACCCTGCTGCCCTGCAACTCCGTGGGGGAGGGCACAAGACAGGCAGGGTACGGGGTGGGGCCCTGAGGCGCAGGCCCTGCCGACACCTCGCCTTGGACCCTCCCTGCCCTTTGCCAGCGCTGGTCTCGAGCACCCTCCACCCTGCAAGTGGCAGGACAGGGGTCGGCGCGAAGGAGCTCGCGCTGGGAGCACGCAACTCCGGTTTCCGCCCGTCTCTCCACTAGTAAAAGGGAGAGACAACGATCCCACCCTGCCAAGCTTGTAGTGACAATTAAAGCGCGACGCAGCGCCGGGTCGGAGAGGCCTCG from the Eulemur rufifrons isolate Redbay chromosome 7, OSU_ERuf_1, whole genome shotgun sequence genome contains:
- the ASB6 gene encoding ankyrin repeat and SOCS box protein 6 isoform X1 — its product is MPFLHGFRRIIFEYQPLVDAILGSLGIQDPERQEPLDRPSYVANEESRLLVLTELLERKVHSPFYQEGVSNALLKMAELGLTRAADVLLRNGANLNFEDPVTYYTALHIAVLRNQPDMVELLVQHGADINRRDRIHESSPLDLASEEPERLPCLQRLLDLGADVNAADKHGKTALLHALASSDGVQIHNTENIRLLLEGGADVKATTKDGDTVFTCIIFLLGETVGGDKEEAQMINRFCFQVTQLLLAHGADPSECPAHESLTHICLKSFKLHFPLLRFLLESGAAYNCSLHGASCWSGFHIIFERLCSQPGCAEDESHVDLLRKAETVLDLMVTNSQKLQLPENFNIHPVGSLAEKIQALHFSLRQLDSYPPPLKHLCRVYIRLYLQPWPVDVKVKALPLPDQLKWYLLSKHSGTLEDDI
- the ASB6 gene encoding ankyrin repeat and SOCS box protein 6 isoform X3, which gives rise to MPFLHGFRRIIFEYQPLVDAILGSLGIQDPERQEPLDRPSYVANEESRLLVLTELLERKVHSPFYQEGVSNALLKMAELGLTRAADVLLRNGANLNFEDPVTYYTALHIAVLRNQPDMVELLVQHGADINRRDRERLLCCTLWPAATVCRSTILRTSGSCWKEGQMSRLPPKMGTPCSPASSSCLVRLWEGTKRRPR
- the ASB6 gene encoding ankyrin repeat and SOCS box protein 6 isoform X2, giving the protein MPFLHGFRRIIFEYQPLVDAILGSLGIQDPERQEPLDRPSYVANEESRLLVLTELLERKVHSPFYQEGVSNALLKMAELGLTRAADVLLRNGANLNFEDPVTYYTALHIAVLRNQPDMVELLVQHGADINRRDRIHESSPLDLASEEPERLPCLQRLLDLGADVNAADKHGADVKATTKDGDTVFTCIIFLLGETVGGDKEEAQMINRFCFQVTQLLLAHGADPSECPAHESLTHICLKSFKLHFPLLRFLLESGAAYNCSLHGASCWSGFHIIFERLCSQPGCAEDESHVDLLRKAETVLDLMVTNSQKLQLPENFNIHPVGSLAEKIQALHFSLRQLDSYPPPLKHLCRVYIRLYLQPWPVDVKVKALPLPDQLKWYLLSKHSGTLEDDI